The segment ttatttattttctaaattattttatcattaatctagttggcaaTTTAATTGGTTATCAGGaaggtggtgaatttaaaggttcatcATAGGGGTGAACCAAAGTCTtgtccatttttttttattaacccGAGGTCTCATGCATCTATGATGAAAGAAATTTAATCTAAATCATTCATTGAAATAGTGCCTTAGCACATTGATCGTCTAGAGTCAGTTGATAAGTAAAATTAACAACATCGTATTGATCATATGATCAAATGAAATTAACAAAAGAATCATGTCAAACAATATGCTTAAATAACCCTCATCGACCcgaaaacaaaaccctaaagcTATTTTCATTCAACCGTTGTAATAAAGACCAAAACCTTAACTAGAACAGAGTATTAATCTTCACCGGAATCAAGAAGATTGCTTGGCTCATCGATTTCAACTTCGGCTTGTGGTACTTCAATTGGGATGGTCAACTCTGGTAAAGTGTAGCAGAAATCTTCGACCAATAAAGTGCGATTGAAGCACTGGCAAACCGAACAAACCATGCGGCGCACGTGCCTCCAAGACCAATAGTTAGAGAAGGAGTGTTCCCTTACGTCGCATCCATGGCAGAAGAACTTGGCGTCCGCAGCGCAGTAGACAAACACATCTGTTATTCCACATATAGAACACCGCGTCCGGTAAATCGGTTCCTCGCAGAATGTTCTGCAGTCTCCTCTTCTCTTTCTGcttcttcttattttctctTCTTCCACGTTACTACTGCACATCTTAAGCTTCCCTCGCACCCCCCCCCTCCTCCCTACGTTTATGgtttatatatagatttttcttttgtcaaaggtttatatatatttagataaattGTGGTGACTTTTTATCGTTGTTCTGTATAGATAAGTACTGTACTCTTTTTTTTACGAAGATAAGtacttttttaatttgtatatatggCTAGGATTTGTTCCACATTGTTGGTCCCACCAACTCtggtattatatttttaatttttgagaaTTTGGTAATACGCGtgaacttttatatattattttatatacagcctataatttaatattacacCCAATATGTGTTAGatgatatatatacaagtacattaaattaatttatgaaCAAAATACGAAGGATGCTTCTGTTTGATTGGAGGTTTGTAAATGTTGGTGGCCATGCGTTCCTATTTCCACTGATACTTGATGACTGCAAAAAATATAAAGCTTAAACTGTATAACAGgggaactttaaaaaaaatcgagtGAGACTCAGCTACCCACAAAGGGAAGTACGAGCCAAAAAGTTTTGCCAAGTTCCCCTTTTCTCTAAGTGGAGGCAAAAGAAGAAGGAACGCATAagagttaaaagaaaaacatgaaaataaagcTAGTATACATGCAGAGGAGAGTGTTCAAAGTACGTGAGTAAtttatcttttacttttttggtAATATggtagtaatttttttttgactcaaACTTCTTTCTTAATGTAGCAATGGTCGTGTTCATCAAGTATTAGTTtcaagaaaagagaaaaacattGAACAAGTCAAATAATAATAGAAATCGGAAAACAGAATCGAAAGAAGAAACACATACACATACATAGATGATAGTTCACTCAAAACAAAATAGATACAAACAAAGCTTTGTATTTCAAATGCAAACCCCCAAAGTCTTAACGGgaattaaattacaaaaagcCTGAAAAATCAAAAAGCTGGAGGATCAGAACGGCGAGGTAAAGGAGATCCAGGGGTCATCCCCGGAAACTGAATGGACTCGTCATCATTATCATGGTATATATAGGCAAAACCACCGTGACGTGCTATATCCATTCCTCTCATCTCATCCTTCTCCGAGATCCTAAGCAAATTGAGCTGTTTGAGGATGAAGAAGAGTGTTCCCATTGTGGCACTAACCCATCCCACAATCACAACTATTTGAACCAGCTGTGCTCCCAATAGCTTCCCTCCACCACCCATGAAAAGCCCATAGTGCCTTCCCGGGCTGGCTCCATATACCTCGTTTACATATTTCTCATTTGCAAAAAGTCCTACAAATATCAAACCCCATGCACCGCACCCTCCGTGTAGCTGTGCGGCCTCGAGCGGATCATCGTATTTCAAGAGCTCTGCGAGCTTGTTGCATCCTATAAGGACGATGGAAGCAATGAAGCCGCAGACGATCGCTGCCCATGGCTCTACCACAGAGCAACCCGCGGTTATGGCCGCAAACCCGCCGAGTAAACCGTTGCAAACGTCAGTTACCATCCAGTGGCCTGAGAGTAAACGTTTCCCGAAGAGCGTTGTTAGAGCGGCAGTGCATCCGGAGAGCGTGGTTGTGACTGCTGTCCGGCCTATTCCGCTCCACTGTCCGTAGTTGGAACCAGACTCGTACGGGATAAGGATCTTGGTGAAGGAACCGGGGTTGAAACCATACCAACCGAACCAGAGTAAAAAGGTTCCTAAGACAACAAGCGAGGCAGAGTGGCCACGGAGAGCGATCGCTCTCCCTCCGTCCTCAAACCGGCCGATTCTAGGACCTTCAATAAGGGCACCCCATAGTCCAGCAATACCACCAACCATGTGAACAACGCCAGAGCCAGCAAAGTCAATGGCTCCAGTACCAAACAAACGGTTTTCTGAAAGGAAGGCACTAGCCCACCCGTCCGGGGACCAGAACCAGTGAGCCACGACCGGGTAAACAAAACCGGTCAGAAAAGAAGAGTATATCAAGTACGCAACAAACTGAGTCCTCTCCGCGATGGAACCGCTTGTGATTCCAGCGGCTGCGATTGCAAACGCCCATTGATACAGGAAGAAGGAGTAGTCCGAGGTGAGAGTGGGGAAGTTATTAAGACCAAAGTTGTGTGCTCCTATGAATCCACCTGAGGACTCGCCAAAAGCAAAGGCGTAACCGAAGAGATAGTAAGAGAGTCCTCCGGCTGCAGCGTCAAGGACATTGGTGAGCATGATGTTCATTGTGTTCTTGGCTCTAACGGAGCCAGCACATAGCATGGCAAAGCCGAGCTGCATGGCGAAGACGAGATAAGCGGAGAAGAGGAGGTAGGTGTTGTCTATGGCGTAGGCTGCATCGGTGAACTTGTTGTTGACGGTGCCTAGCTGGCCGCATATGTAGTTAGCCGCCGCGGTGGAGTTGGGGCCTAGCAGAGCGGAGAGGTTGGCTGCGGAGCATGTTATAGCTCCCGACATGTTGAGAGACCTAAGAAAGAAAGCAAGATACGAAGAAGAAAGATTGTAGCTTGTGTGTCTATTAAAAGGAGGAAGAGGATGCTAGGGTTGACTTTTGATTCCAGCTTGACCAATTAAACTCGTAGTTAATTAATTACTATAAAAGTTGTGACGTAGTGTTTAACAACATTATTGAATTTAGAGATGGAATCTGCTAGATCTTTTAAgtacaagacttaggttcacccctatggtgaacctttaaattcaccactccacttaaaaccaatcaaaatgccatgtagata is part of the Raphanus sativus cultivar WK10039 chromosome 5, ASM80110v3, whole genome shotgun sequence genome and harbors:
- the LOC130494987 gene encoding B-box domain protein 31-like; protein product: MCSSNVEEEKIRRSRKRRGDCRTFCEEPIYRTRCSICGITDVFVYCAADAKFFCHGCDVREHSFSNYWSWRHVRRMVCSVCQCFNRTLLVEDFCYTLPELTIPIEVPQAEVEIDEPSNLLDSGED
- the LOC108859774 gene encoding putative ammonium transporter 1 member 5, with translation MSGAITCSAANLSALLGPNSTAAANYICGQLGTVNNKFTDAAYAIDNTYLLFSAYLVFAMQLGFAMLCAGSVRAKNTMNIMLTNVLDAAAGGLSYYLFGYAFAFGESSGGFIGAHNFGLNNFPTLTSDYSFFLYQWAFAIAAAGITSGSIAERTQFVAYLIYSSFLTGFVYPVVAHWFWSPDGWASAFLSENRLFGTGAIDFAGSGVVHMVGGIAGLWGALIEGPRIGRFEDGGRAIALRGHSASLVVLGTFLLWFGWYGFNPGSFTKILIPYESGSNYGQWSGIGRTAVTTTLSGCTAALTTLFGKRLLSGHWMVTDVCNGLLGGFAAITAGCSVVEPWAAIVCGFIASIVLIGCNKLAELLKYDDPLEAAQLHGGCGAWGLIFVGLFANEKYVNEVYGASPGRHYGLFMGGGGKLLGAQLVQIVVIVGWVSATMGTLFFILKQLNLLRISEKDEMRGMDIARHGGFAYIYHDNDDESIQFPGMTPGSPLPRRSDPPAF